AAGTGGAAATATGGACGGATATGTCAGGGTTTTGGCAATGTGGGATCTTGGGCAGCCAGACTGATCAGTGAAAATGGGGGTAAGATTGTAGCAATAAGTGATGTAACAGGAGCAATAAAGAATAGCAATGGGATAGATATTCCAAGCTTACTAAAGCATGCAAAGGAACACAAAGGTGTGAAGGGTTTTGAAGGGGGGAATCCAATTGATCCCAAATCTATTTTGGTTGAAGACTGTGACATACTAATACCAGCAGCCCTTGGAGGGGTCATCAATAAGGAAAATGCTAATGAAATCAAAGCCAAATTCATAATCGAAGCAGCCAATCACCCAACAGACCCAGAGGGCGACGAGGTGAGCACATAAATGAACATCAGANNNNNNNNNNNNNNNNNNNNNNNNNNNNNNNNNNNNNNNNNNNNNNNNNNNNNNNNNNNNNNNNNNNNNNNNNNNNNNNNNNNNNNNNNNNNNNNNNNNNNNNNNNNNNNNNNNNNNNNNNNNNNNNNNNNNNNNNNNNNNNNNNNNNNNNNNNNNNNNNNNNNNNNNNNNNNNNNNNNNNNNNNNNNNNNNNNNNNNNNNNNNNNNNNNNNNNNNNNNNNNNNNNNNNNNNNNNNNNNNNNNNNNNNNNNNNNNNNNNNNNNNNNNNNNNNNNNNNNNNNNNNNNNNNNNNNNNNNNNNNNNNNNNNNNNNNNNNNNNNNNNNNNNNNNNNNNNNNNNNNNNNNNNNNNNNNNNNNNNNNNNNNNNNNNNNNNNNNNNNNNNNNNNNNNNNNNNNNNNNNNNNNNNNNNNNNNNNNttttttttttttttactccaaAAAAGTAGACAACACATGCATATATGATATATAACTCAATTGAAACAAACAATACAAATGCAGAACATCCAAGGTTTCATGTGGGAGGAAGAGAAAGTAAACAAGGAGCTGAAGACTTACATGACGAATGGCTTCAAAGATGTGAAGGAGATGTGCAAATCCCATAACTGTGACCTCCGCATGGGCGCTTTTACACTTGGAGTCAACCGTGTCGCCAGAGCCACTGTGCTGAGGGGTTGGGAAG
Above is a genomic segment from Cucurbita pepo subsp. pepo cultivar mu-cu-16 unplaced genomic scaffold, ASM280686v2 Cp4.1_scaffold002203, whole genome shotgun sequence containing:
- the LOC111786635 gene encoding glutamate dehydrogenase 1-like — protein: RLISENGGKIVAISDVTGAIKNSNGIDIPSLLKHAKEHKGVKGFEGGNPIDPKSILVEDCDILIPAALGGVINKENANEIKAKFIIEAANHPTDPEGDENIQGFMWEEEKVNKELKTYMTNGFKDVKEMCKSHNCDLRMGAFTLGVNRVARATVLRGWEA